A single window of candidate division WOR-3 bacterium DNA harbors:
- the rpsS gene encoding 30S ribosomal protein S19 — MSKGKYVDEKLLKKIKNWKEGDPQIKTYSRNSTITKEFVGHTIGIHNGKDFISVYIRPEMIGHKLGEFAPTRKFIKHGGQKEGVVRRDGS, encoded by the coding sequence ATGTCTAAAGGAAAATACGTGGATGAGAAATTGTTGAAAAAAATAAAAAATTGGAAAGAGGGGGATCCTCAGATTAAGACTTATAGCCGCAATTCTACAATTACGAAAGAATTTGTAGGGCATACAATTGGGATACATAATGGAAAGGATTTTATTTCGGTTTATATTAGACCGGAAATGATAGGACATAAATTGGGAGAGTTTGCTCCCACTCGGAAATTTATAAAACATGGCGGACAGAAAGAGGGAGTTGTAAGAAGAGATGGAAGCTAA
- the rplB gene encoding 50S ribosomal protein L2: protein MVEQKTRPVTPSSRFYIPQDFSDITKKESEKRLTKSLHKKGGRNSEGRITAKHRGGGARRKYRIIDFKRDKFGIKGKITAIEYDPNRNARIALVTYEDGEKRYIIAPEGIKVGDVIQSGPGSPLVIGNSLPLSEIPAGTFIHNIELEPGEGGTLVRGAGTAAQILAKEGKYAHIRLPSGEVRLILSSCSATIGRVGNVSFDTISDGKAGRSRWRGWRPRTRGVAMNPIDHPLGGGEGKTSGGRHPVSATGVPAKGYRTRDPKKISSKFIIKRRKSKRKI, encoded by the coding sequence ATGGTAGAACAGAAAACTCGTCCTGTAACTCCAAGTAGCAGATTTTATATACCTCAAGACTTTTCTGATATTACAAAGAAGGAAAGTGAAAAGAGATTAACAAAAAGCTTGCATAAAAAGGGAGGTAGAAATTCAGAAGGTAGAATTACTGCTAAGCATAGAGGTGGGGGAGCAAGGCGGAAGTATAGAATAATAGATTTTAAGAGAGATAAGTTCGGGATAAAAGGAAAGATAACAGCTATTGAATATGATCCTAATAGAAATGCTCGGATTGCTCTTGTTACATATGAGGATGGAGAGAAAAGATATATTATTGCTCCAGAGGGGATAAAAGTTGGAGATGTTATTCAATCAGGGCCTGGTTCTCCTTTAGTGATAGGAAATTCTCTCCCCCTTTCAGAGATTCCTGCTGGGACTTTTATTCATAATATTGAGCTTGAACCTGGGGAAGGTGGAACTCTTGTAAGAGGAGCAGGAACTGCTGCTCAGATACTTGCAAAGGAAGGTAAATATGCTCATATTAGATTGCCTTCTGGGGAAGTTAGATTGATACTTTCTTCCTGTAGTGCAACAATTGGGAGGGTGGGAAATGTTTCTTTTGATACAATATCAGATGGTAAGGCAGGAAGAAGTAGATGGAGAGGATGGAGGCCGAGAACTCGAGGAGTCGCAATGAATCCTATTGATCATCCTCTTGGGGGTGGAGAGGGAAAGACATCAGGAGGTAGACATCCCGTTTCTGCCACAGGAGTTCCAGCGAAAGGTTATAGGACGAGAGATCCTAAGAAGATTTCTTCAAAATTTATAATTAAGAGAAGAAAATCTAAGAGGAAAATTTAA